One window from the genome of Mauremys mutica isolate MM-2020 ecotype Southern chromosome 4, ASM2049712v1, whole genome shotgun sequence encodes:
- the LOC123369098 gene encoding zinc finger protein 436-like — protein MIYEEKLREQTEDPLLLRAPHSGKGRTGRCSQPAAGLRGGWAGRSLRWGLPRLLEPAAQARGPWRAGRGWSRFRSAQRAGRGLPGPVRREATQGRQQEQQPRGGKSLPGRRKRPGPEPEPSPAMAAAGPAQQLQVAFEDVALYFTWEEWELLSQPEKQLYRDQMLRNYQAFVSLGYSGSTPDLIHRIELGEAELWIWDAEASRVNSGPESPPSGHGNPGGIRAWAECGESVAGKMFPTSHRGIHAQDSVHPRGKLSQRPDLATHQRLPMGRRPHRCIDCGKGFSNPSALTQHQHMHIGERPYRCAACGRSFRQSSVLRIHQLTHTRERPHHCSDCGKSFAQSSSLSRHQLSHTGEQPHRCADCGKGFAQLAQLRVHQRTHTGERPHCCADCGKGFAQLAHLKRHQRTHTGEQPHRCADCGKGFAQLAHLRVHQRTHTGERPHCCADCGKGFAQLTHLKRHQRAHTGEQPHRCADCGKGFAQLAQLRVHQRTHTGERPHRCADCGKGFAQLAHLKRHQRTHTGEQPHRCADCGKGFAQLAHLRVHQRTHTGERPHRCADCGKSFGQSSVLKTHQRTHTGERPHRCADCGKGFAQLAHLRVHQRTHTGERPHHCADCGKSFARSSILRRHQLTHTGERPYSCADCGKCFIQSSILRVHQRTHTGERPHRCADCGKCFIQLSHLRVHQRTHTVEGPHRCADCGKRFTRLANLIQHQITHTSAPLPTPGPKGLLAASGPDTAPAHVDQGVVLFP, from the exons ATGCTCCCAGCCGGCAGCCGGGCTGCGTGGGGGCTGGGCCGGAAGGTCCCTGCGCTGGGGCCTCCCCCGGCTGCTGGAGCCGGCGGCGCAGGCGCGGGGCCCTTGGAgggcgggaaggggctggagccggTTCCGCAGCGCCCAGCGAGCGGGGCGGGGCCTTCCCGGGCCAGTCCGGCGGGAAGCGAcccaggggaggcagcaggagcagcagccgcGGGGCGGGAAGTCGCTGCCCGGGCGGAGGAagcggccggggccggagccggagccgagcCCGGCGATGGCTGCAGCGGGGCCGGCGCAG cagctccaggtggcgTTTGAGGACGTCGCTTTGTATTTCACCTGGGAGGAGTGGGAGCTCCTATCCCAGCCAGAGAAGCAGCTGTACCGGGACCAGATGCTGAGGAATTACCAGGCCTTTGTTTCCTTGG GCTATTCAGGTTCCACACCGGATTTAATCCACCGGATCGAGCTAGGGGAGGCAGAGCTCTGGATCTGGGATGCTGAGGCCTCCAGGGTAAACTCTGGGCCTGAGAGCCCCCCCTCAG GGCACGGGAACCCAGGAGGAATAAGGGCATGGGCTGAATGTGGGGAGAGTGTGGCAGGAAAGATGTTTCCCACATCCCACAGAGGGATCCATGCACAGGACTCAGTCCATCCCCGGGGTAAACTCAGCCAGAGACCGGATCTGGCTACACACCAGAGACTCCCCATGGGCCGGCGTCCCCACCGCTGCATCGACTGCGGCAAGGGGTTCAGCAACCCCTCCGCGCTGACCCAGCACCAACACATGCATATTGGGGAGAGGCCGTACCGCTGTGCTGCCTGTGGCAGGAGCTTCAGACAGTCCTCAGTCCTGAGAATACACCAGCTTACGCACACCAGGGAGCGGCCACACCACTGCTCTGATTGTGGCAAAAGCTTTGCACAGAGCTCAAGCCTCAGTAGACACCAGCTCTCACACACCGGGGAGCAGCCGCATCGCTGTGCTGACTGTGGCAAGGGCTTTGCACAGCTCGCACAACTGAGAGTCCATCAGCGCACGCACACCGGGGAGAGGCCACACTGCTGTGCTGACTGTGGCAAGGGTTTTGCACAGCTCGCACACCTGAAAAGACACCAGCGCACACACACCGGGGAGCAGCCGCATCGCTGTGCTGACTGTGGCAAGGGCTTTGCACAGCTCGCACACCTGAGAGTCCATCAGCGCACACACACCGGGGAGAGGCCACACTGCTGTGCTGACTGTGGCAAGGGTTTTGCACAGCTCACACACCTGAAAAGACACCAGCGCGCACACACCGGGGAGCAGCCACATCGCTGTGCTGACTGTGGCAAGGGCTTTGCACAGCTCGCACAACTGAGAGTCCATCAGCGCACGCACACCGGGGAGAGGCCACACCGCTGTGCTGACTGTGGCAAGGGTTTTGCACAGCTCGCACACCTGAAAAGACACCAGCGCACACACACCGGGGAGCAGCCGCATCGCTGTGCTGACTGTGGCAAGGGCTTTGCACAGCTCGCACACCTGAGAGTCCATCAGCGCACACACACCGGGGAGAGGCCACACCGCTGTGCTGACTGTGGCAAGAGCTTTGGACAGAGCTCAGTCCTGAAAACACACCAGCGCAcgcacaccggggagcggccaCACCGCTGTGCTGACTGTGGCAAGGGCTTTGCACAGCTCGCACACCTGAGAGTCCATCAGCGCAcgcacaccggggagcggccgcATCACTGTGCTGACTGTGGGAAGAGCTTTGCACGCAGCTCAATCCTGAGAAGACACCAGCTCACACACACTGGGGAGCGGCCGTACAGCTGTGCTGACTGCGGCAAGTGCTTTATACAGAGCTCGATCCTGAGAGTCCATCAGCGCAcgcacaccggggagcggccgcACCGCTGTGCTGACTGCGGCAAGTGCTTTATACAACTCTCACACCTGAGAGTCCATCAGCGTACGCACACCGTGGAGGGGCCGCACCGCTGTGCTGACTGTGGCAAGCGCTTTACTAGGTTGGCCAACCTCATCCAGCACCAAATCACGCAcaccagtgcccctctgccaacGCCAGGGCCTAAGGGGCTTCTGGCAGCCAGTGGGCCTGACACAGCACCAGCACATGTGGACCAGGGAGTGGTCCTGTTTCCATGA